In the Pseudomonadota bacterium genome, one interval contains:
- a CDS encoding methylmalonyl-CoA mutase family protein encodes MAVPRYIKDKKDQILDVILESGIHVKPSYTPEDLEHIGFNYEKDVADPGKYPFTRGIHPMGYRSRAWTTRQYTGFGSPAETNERFQLMIAHGQTGLNVAFDLPTQMGYDSDDPMAEGEVGRVGMAVDTLRDFEIAFKNIQLDKIGAGLTINAVASIMLAMYQAVAEKFGYDAKVISATPQNDILKEMIGRGAWIFPVEPAVKLIGDTIEYSMTTMPKTNPVSVCGYHIRESGATPAQEIAYAILIANAYIDNVLARGYDVDEFVGRFSFNFNVFGNMWEQIAKFRAARKLWARNLKEKYNVKKAQNLFLRGLFGGGGYGLTKAQPENNIMRGAYYALVAALSGAQTTALCSFDEAFTIPTPHSALLSLRTLQLLMDEMGLRDTVDPLAGSYFIETLTKEMEQKIEEEMEKIVKYGGITKAVSDGYIQRLVAHQAFEVEKGLESGELLKVGVNIYKEGAPMDVELHEYNYETAEKQIESLHQVKRARSESDVARTLKELETATLEGKNVMPHLVECCKAYATVGEMTGIFRQVFGEFQEPGLF; translated from the coding sequence ATGGCTGTTCCACGATACATTAAAGACAAAAAGGATCAGATTCTGGATGTCATTCTGGAATCCGGAATCCATGTAAAGCCTTCCTATACACCTGAAGACCTGGAACATATCGGCTTCAATTACGAAAAAGACGTTGCAGACCCGGGAAAATATCCATTTACAAGGGGAATACACCCCATGGGCTACAGGTCGAGGGCATGGACAACACGTCAGTATACCGGTTTCGGAAGCCCGGCGGAGACGAATGAGCGCTTCCAGCTCATGATTGCCCATGGCCAGACAGGGTTGAATGTTGCCTTTGATCTGCCGACACAGATGGGATATGACTCGGACGATCCCATGGCTGAAGGAGAAGTGGGACGGGTGGGCATGGCAGTAGATACACTCCGTGACTTTGAAATTGCCTTTAAGAACATACAATTAGACAAGATCGGTGCAGGACTTACTATCAATGCCGTGGCATCCATTATGCTTGCCATGTATCAGGCGGTAGCGGAAAAATTCGGGTACGATGCAAAAGTCATATCTGCAACACCTCAGAATGACATATTGAAAGAGATGATAGGTAGAGGGGCATGGATTTTCCCTGTGGAGCCGGCGGTGAAACTCATCGGTGACACGATCGAGTATTCTATGACCACCATGCCAAAGACAAACCCTGTAAGTGTATGCGGGTACCACATCAGAGAATCCGGTGCAACACCGGCCCAGGAAATCGCTTATGCTATCCTCATTGCCAACGCATACATCGATAATGTCCTTGCAAGGGGATACGATGTAGATGAATTTGTCGGGAGGTTTTCCTTTAATTTCAATGTGTTCGGCAATATGTGGGAACAGATTGCCAAATTCAGGGCGGCCCGGAAGCTCTGGGCACGGAATCTGAAAGAGAAATACAATGTAAAAAAGGCACAAAACCTTTTTCTGCGTGGGCTTTTCGGGGGTGGCGGATATGGACTCACCAAGGCACAGCCGGAAAACAACATCATGAGAGGGGCATATTATGCGCTCGTAGCTGCCCTGTCAGGTGCACAAACAACGGCATTGTGCAGTTTTGACGAAGCCTTTACGATTCCAACACCTCATTCAGCGCTTCTCTCGCTCCGCACGCTCCAGCTATTAATGGATGAGATGGGCCTGAGGGATACCGTTGATCCACTTGCCGGAAGCTACTTCATCGAAACGCTCACAAAAGAGATGGAGCAGAAAATCGAGGAAGAGATGGAAAAGATTGTAAAGTACGGTGGCATCACAAAGGCTGTTTCTGATGGGTATATCCAGAGACTTGTTGCACATCAGGCCTTTGAAGTGGAAAAAGGACTTGAATCAGGGGAGCTTCTGAAGGTAGGTGTCAATATCTATAAAGAGGGTGCCCCCATGGATGTAGAACTCCACGAGTATAACTATGAGACTGCCGAAAAACAGATTGAAAGCCTGCATCAGGTCAAGCGGGCACGTTCGGAGAGTGATGTGGCACGTACCCTGAAAGAGCTTGAAACTGCAACACTGGAGGGGAAGAATGTGATGCCCCATCTCGTTGAGTGCTGTAAGGCATATGCAACAGTTGGTGAAATGACGGGCATCTTCAGGCAGGTTTTTGGTGAATTCCAGGAACCAGGGCTGTTTTAG
- a CDS encoding hydantoinase/oxoprolinase family protein has product MRDKYYRLGCDIGGTFTDFVLLNDQTGEIQTGKCLTTPQDPSDAVEEGIRALEVTSPDFVGKLDELIHGTTLVINSIIERKGARTGLITTKGFRDVLEIGREIRYAPYDIFAEFPQPLIPRRYRIEVDERVRSDGTVLKALDVEDAKKAVRTLLGMGVESIAVCLLNSFENPSHELMLQEIIEKEAPGISTSISYHVLPQIKEYERTSTTVTNAYVKPLTGRYLSKLADRLDSIGFKGKLFIMLSSGGVTSVDTAAQFPVRIIESGPTAAVIAGQYYGKHFNIPEMFCFDMGGTTAKSCLIQKGVASVVPTFEVGRVQRFMKGSGLTIQVPVVDLMEIGAGGGSIAKISKLGTLRVGPESSSADPGPICYGRGGKDPCVTDADLLLGYLDEKYFLGGTMSLDKEGARRGVEEKIAKPLGVSFIQALWGIHDLINETMAAAAKTHIAEKGGNPKIVTVAAFGGAGPVHAYGLAKKLGAPRMLIPPNAGVGSAMGFFTAPRAFDLLRSHKVPLSDAAFSDIEEIFKGLEVDAGKILKKEAADDAITYERSLDMRFVGQGAETNVQAPSGDFTKLKKADIRRIFDDAYEKLYGRTYPESEVEFINFKVRASLPERLLQLPKQKKKKGQSLDEAIKGQRPAYSPIAKDFIPYTVYDRYKLFPKARFQGPAIIEEKESTLIVGEDARVSVDEFGFLWIDLKEVGK; this is encoded by the coding sequence ATGAGAGACAAATATTACCGGCTGGGCTGCGACATCGGCGGAACATTCACCGACTTTGTCCTGCTCAACGATCAAACAGGAGAGATACAAACCGGCAAGTGCCTGACTACACCACAGGACCCCTCCGATGCAGTTGAAGAAGGGATAAGGGCGCTGGAGGTGACATCACCGGACTTTGTCGGGAAGCTGGACGAATTGATACACGGAACAACCCTTGTCATCAATTCCATCATCGAGAGAAAGGGAGCCAGAACAGGGCTCATCACGACGAAAGGTTTCAGGGATGTACTGGAGATAGGCCGCGAGATACGCTATGCACCTTACGACATATTCGCAGAATTTCCCCAACCCCTGATCCCCAGGAGATACCGCATCGAGGTGGATGAAAGGGTCCGCAGCGATGGAACCGTCTTGAAGGCGCTGGATGTGGAAGATGCAAAAAAGGCGGTTCGCACCCTGCTTGGCATGGGTGTGGAGTCGATCGCCGTTTGTCTCCTCAATTCCTTTGAGAATCCGTCCCATGAGCTGATGCTCCAGGAGATCATCGAAAAAGAGGCTCCGGGCATCTCCACATCGATTTCGTACCATGTTCTGCCGCAGATCAAGGAATATGAAAGAACAAGCACCACGGTTACCAACGCCTATGTCAAACCCCTTACGGGACGTTATCTGTCCAAACTGGCCGACAGGCTTGATTCTATCGGCTTCAAGGGCAAACTCTTTATCATGCTGAGCAGCGGCGGTGTTACCTCTGTGGATACAGCGGCGCAGTTTCCGGTAAGGATTATCGAGTCCGGACCTACGGCGGCAGTCATTGCAGGCCAGTACTACGGCAAACACTTCAATATCCCCGAGATGTTCTGTTTCGATATGGGCGGCACAACGGCCAAGTCTTGTCTGATCCAGAAAGGCGTTGCCAGTGTGGTGCCGACATTCGAAGTGGGACGCGTTCAGAGGTTCATGAAGGGAAGCGGGCTCACGATTCAGGTGCCCGTCGTTGACCTGATGGAGATAGGCGCAGGCGGCGGCAGTATTGCTAAAATAAGCAAGCTTGGCACCCTTCGGGTTGGCCCGGAAAGCTCCAGTGCAGATCCAGGCCCTATCTGTTACGGAAGGGGAGGTAAAGATCCGTGCGTGACCGATGCGGACCTCCTGCTGGGTTACCTCGACGAGAAATATTTTCTTGGAGGGACCATGAGCCTCGACAAGGAGGGTGCACGCCGCGGTGTGGAAGAGAAGATTGCAAAACCGCTCGGTGTTTCCTTTATTCAGGCCCTCTGGGGTATCCATGATCTCATCAACGAAACAATGGCAGCGGCAGCAAAGACGCATATCGCCGAAAAGGGCGGGAACCCCAAGATCGTAACGGTTGCCGCTTTTGGAGGGGCAGGTCCGGTCCACGCTTACGGATTGGCCAAAAAACTGGGTGCGCCCCGGATGCTGATACCGCCAAATGCTGGTGTAGGATCGGCAATGGGTTTCTTCACCGCCCCGCGGGCATTCGATCTCTTGAGGAGCCATAAGGTTCCCCTGAGTGATGCTGCATTTTCCGATATTGAGGAGATATTCAAAGGACTTGAGGTCGATGCCGGAAAGATACTGAAGAAGGAAGCGGCCGATGACGCCATTACATATGAAAGATCCCTGGATATGCGTTTTGTGGGACAGGGCGCAGAAACGAATGTCCAGGCGCCGTCAGGGGATTTCACAAAACTCAAGAAGGCCGATATCAGACGCATCTTCGACGATGCCTATGAGAAGCTCTACGGCAGGACCTACCCCGAATCGGAAGTAGAGTTCATCAACTTCAAGGTCAGGGCAAGCCTTCCGGAACGGCTCCTCCAGCTTCCAAAACAGAAAAAGAAAAAGGGACAGTCCCTCGATGAGGCCATCAAAGGACAACGTCCTGCATACTCGCCTATCGCAAAAGATTTTATACCCTATACGGTTTATGACAGATACAAACTCTTTCCGAAGGCCAGGTTTCAGGGGCCAGCCATTATCGAAGAAAAAGAATCAACCCTCATTGTGGGGGAAGATGCCCGTGTATCGGTAGATGAGTTTGGATTTCTGTGGATTGACCTTAAGGAGGTAGGAAAATGA
- a CDS encoding MFS transporter, with amino-acid sequence MDQHMSGRKESRFFYGYVLVIAGFFIMVAMYGTLYSFGIFLKPVLDELGWTRTTVSGAYSLCFLLSGLLSMISGRLSDRFGPRKVISCSGVLLGAGYLLMSNTSTVRGMYLYYGLLAGAGMSGGIAPVCSTITKWFIRRRGLMTGIVLAGVGTGTLIVPPIVNLLVAGYGWRTSMALAGSVTFVLVTGLAQLFIQDPGKKGILPYGAEGASIQTMQCDMAGIALRKTICNAQLWILFAIYVFAGFFIQIVVVHIAAYAISLGFSMADSAFLLSIVGIGGLIGRVAGGSTSDRIEGRVMMVVSMVSMTAGFIWLLVSSRLWMLSCFAILFGFAYGEILCMMPLLPAWLFGLRNHGAILGIITFASTFGGSIGPVAAGRIFDVTGSYRMVWIVCIAVSVAGLILAVFINKVRVKL; translated from the coding sequence ATGGACCAGCATATGAGCGGGCGAAAAGAGTCCCGGTTTTTTTATGGTTACGTACTGGTTATCGCCGGGTTTTTTATTATGGTCGCCATGTACGGCACGCTCTATTCCTTTGGAATTTTTCTTAAGCCAGTACTTGACGAATTGGGATGGACAAGGACGACCGTCTCAGGGGCATACTCGCTCTGTTTTCTCTTAAGCGGCCTTCTTTCAATGATTTCCGGAAGATTAAGCGACAGATTCGGTCCGAGAAAGGTCATTTCATGCTCAGGTGTGCTGTTGGGTGCGGGCTACCTTCTGATGTCGAACACGAGTACTGTTCGAGGAATGTACCTCTATTATGGACTGCTGGCAGGGGCGGGCATGAGCGGCGGCATCGCCCCGGTGTGCTCTACCATAACAAAATGGTTTATCAGGAGAAGGGGACTTATGACAGGGATCGTGCTTGCCGGAGTTGGTACGGGAACCCTGATCGTACCCCCTATTGTGAATCTCCTTGTTGCAGGCTACGGCTGGCGCACTTCAATGGCATTGGCAGGGTCCGTTACCTTTGTGCTCGTTACAGGTTTGGCCCAGCTTTTTATACAGGACCCGGGTAAAAAAGGGATATTACCATACGGAGCCGAAGGGGCATCAATACAAACCATGCAATGCGACATGGCGGGCATTGCCCTGAGAAAGACAATCTGCAATGCCCAGTTATGGATACTATTTGCTATCTATGTTTTCGCCGGATTTTTTATACAGATTGTTGTCGTGCATATTGCTGCCTATGCCATCTCTCTGGGATTCTCAATGGCTGACAGCGCCTTCCTCTTGTCTATCGTCGGTATCGGCGGCCTGATCGGAAGGGTTGCGGGTGGGAGCACATCTGATAGGATCGAGGGTAGAGTTATGATGGTAGTTTCCATGGTTTCCATGACAGCCGGATTCATATGGCTTCTGGTATCAAGCAGGTTATGGATGCTCTCATGCTTTGCTATCCTATTCGGATTTGCATATGGCGAGATATTGTGTATGATGCCGCTTCTTCCCGCCTGGCTCTTCGGACTACGAAATCACGGCGCAATCCTGGGTATTATTACCTTTGCCAGCACGTTCGGCGGAAGCATCGGCCCTGTAGCAGCGGGGAGGATTTTCGATGTAACGGGCAGCTACCGGATGGTATGGATCGTCTGCATTGCCGTCTCAGTTGCCGGTCTGATACTGGCCGTGTTCATTAATAAAGTTCGTGTAAAACTTTGA
- a CDS encoding GNAT family N-acetyltransferase — protein sequence MIRRCGDTDFEVILDIINDGARAYEGVIPADCWHEPYMTHEELRFEIQDGVLFWGYEEKYGLNAVMGIQDKNDAILIRHAYVRTARRNQGIGEKLLRFHELQTTKPMLIGTWADALWAIAFYKKHGYRLLETEEKNRLLMRYWTISRRQVETSVVLADKKWTSI from the coding sequence ATGATCAGAAGATGCGGCGATACGGATTTTGAAGTAATACTCGACATAATAAACGATGGAGCAAGGGCTTATGAAGGCGTGATACCGGCTGATTGCTGGCACGAGCCGTATATGACGCATGAAGAATTAAGGTTTGAAATACAGGATGGTGTTCTTTTCTGGGGGTATGAGGAGAAATACGGTCTGAACGCCGTCATGGGTATACAGGATAAAAATGATGCGATACTTATCCGTCATGCCTACGTGCGGACAGCAAGGAGAAATCAGGGGATTGGCGAGAAGTTGCTCCGTTTCCACGAACTTCAGACAACCAAGCCAATGCTTATCGGAACATGGGCAGATGCGCTCTGGGCAATAGCATTCTACAAAAAGCATGGATACCGGCTCCTTGAGACGGAAGAGAAGAACCGGCTGCTGATGCGATACTGGACTATCTCAAGGCGACAGGTAGAAACTTCTGTTGTGCTTGCAGATAAGAAATGGACCAGCATATGA
- a CDS encoding acyl-CoA dehydrogenase family protein, with protein MDFNFTQEQIFFREQVAKALKELVEPQASTIDKEDRFPHALFKKLGSLGYYGVRYPQEIGGMGADCTTFTILAEELARVSVAFSAIVTMQCLMGTDFIHRFGTKDHIERLLIPAIKGEKIATIAFTEPDYGSDLGAIKTKAVKEGNEYVIRGRKMWITSAEVADFVTVVATVDPSKRLKGLAFFLVEKGTPGFSVGQRIDKMSARGSVTGELIFDECRIPETNLLGEEGKGAQYLEGLLSEIRVMIAGLGLGLARSAYAAGIKYAQEREAFGKPVSQFQLIQEKIAEMEMRIKSTWLLTYHAAWLKDHGMPAKKEAAMAKLYSTETATYVVDQVTRIHGAYGIAEEYHVERLYRDARFLLYGGGTSEILKTIIAKECLKT; from the coding sequence ATGGATTTTAACTTTACACAGGAACAGATATTTTTCAGGGAACAGGTCGCGAAGGCCCTCAAAGAACTTGTTGAGCCACAGGCTTCAACGATAGACAAAGAAGACAGGTTCCCCCATGCATTGTTTAAAAAACTGGGTAGCTTAGGCTACTACGGTGTACGGTACCCCCAGGAAATCGGTGGCATGGGGGCAGACTGCACCACGTTTACCATTCTTGCTGAAGAGCTTGCCCGTGTCTCCGTAGCCTTTTCAGCCATTGTCACCATGCAGTGCCTCATGGGTACGGATTTTATCCACCGCTTTGGCACGAAAGATCACATAGAACGCCTCCTTATTCCTGCCATTAAAGGAGAAAAGATAGCCACCATTGCCTTTACCGAGCCGGATTATGGTTCTGATCTAGGGGCAATAAAGACAAAAGCTGTAAAAGAAGGAAATGAGTACGTGATCAGAGGCAGAAAGATGTGGATCACAAGTGCTGAAGTAGCTGATTTTGTGACTGTTGTTGCTACGGTGGACCCTTCAAAACGCCTCAAGGGCCTCGCCTTTTTCCTTGTTGAGAAGGGCACACCCGGTTTTTCGGTTGGTCAGAGGATTGATAAGATGTCAGCCAGGGGTTCGGTTACCGGAGAATTGATCTTTGATGAGTGCCGTATTCCTGAGACAAACCTTCTCGGAGAAGAGGGAAAGGGCGCCCAGTACCTTGAAGGACTTTTAAGCGAAATCAGGGTCATGATTGCGGGGTTGGGGCTCGGGCTTGCCCGGAGCGCTTATGCCGCCGGGATTAAATATGCTCAGGAACGGGAAGCCTTCGGGAAACCTGTTTCTCAATTCCAGCTCATTCAGGAAAAGATTGCAGAGATGGAGATGCGCATTAAAAGTACATGGCTTCTTACCTATCATGCAGCATGGCTTAAGGATCATGGCATGCCTGCAAAGAAAGAGGCTGCCATGGCAAAATTATATTCCACCGAAACAGCAACGTATGTGGTGGACCAGGTGACAAGGATACACGGGGCATATGGTATTGCAGAGGAATACCATGTTGAGAGGCTATACAGGGATGCACGTTTTCTCCTCTACGGAGGGGGGACGTCGGAAATATTGAAGACGATTATTGCGAAAGAGTGCCTTAAAACATAA
- a CDS encoding cobalamin B12-binding domain-containing protein: MGEQKRIKVLIAKPGLDGHDRGAKVVAQALKEAGMEVIYSGLHKTIDQIIHIAIQEDVDVIGLSIMSGAHIPITQKLFKRLGEEGVTDKLVFVGGVIPGKDIPRLKGIGVTGVFPGGAPLAETIEFLKNTVK; encoded by the coding sequence ATGGGAGAGCAGAAAAGGATAAAGGTTTTAATTGCGAAACCGGGACTTGATGGTCACGACAGAGGGGCCAAAGTAGTCGCCCAGGCCCTTAAGGAGGCAGGAATGGAGGTGATTTATTCCGGTCTCCACAAGACGATAGACCAGATCATTCATATTGCCATCCAGGAGGATGTGGATGTCATCGGGCTCTCTATCATGTCAGGCGCCCACATCCCGATTACGCAAAAGCTCTTTAAAAGACTTGGTGAAGAGGGGGTTACGGACAAGCTTGTTTTTGTCGGCGGTGTCATACCCGGGAAGGATATCCCCAGGCTCAAGGGGATAGGAGTTACCGGCGTTTTCCCCGGCGGCGCCCCTCTTGCCGAAACGATAGAGTTCTTAAAAAATACTGTAAAATAA
- a CDS encoding CoA transferase, whose protein sequence is MEDHEIFKNITVLSLEQATVLPYLSYRLAMDGANIIRMEHPVYGDPNRRVGENRLNEDRMYTYFLTINCNKKAITLDLGTPEGKEIFRDLLIKLDVDIFATNQLPRNYPKLGIDYEAVKSIKPDIIWVGLTGFGPESNEAAYDPILQARSGLMEVTGDKNGPPYVLGVPLPDMGASEHAYGLIMKALYKRAMTKEGSRIDVSMFQSTVSWLTVPITQTKSFNKKITRRGNTHEFFAPVSVYKTKDGYAYVAVGNDIQWERMLKISGFEGLAKPEYARNEGRIKNVDNLNKAVEEATVKYTIDELTALFTNATIPISKVNTIEEVLEDPYIKDEILSSTDAKTGTTIYLAPLPHTTSYVKSVNRKLPFPPRFGEQNEEIYMNTLGYTRERLDEWKTKGII, encoded by the coding sequence ATGGAAGATCACGAGATTTTTAAAAACATTACCGTCCTTTCGCTTGAACAGGCAACGGTCTTGCCGTACCTTTCCTACAGACTTGCCATGGATGGGGCAAACATTATACGAATGGAGCACCCTGTCTATGGAGACCCGAACAGAAGGGTAGGCGAAAACAGGCTTAACGAAGACAGGATGTACACGTATTTCCTTACCATTAACTGCAACAAAAAGGCCATTACCCTGGATCTGGGTACGCCGGAAGGCAAGGAAATCTTCAGGGATTTGCTTATAAAACTGGATGTTGACATATTTGCCACAAACCAGCTCCCGAGGAATTATCCAAAGCTCGGCATTGATTACGAAGCAGTAAAATCCATCAAGCCCGATATTATATGGGTGGGCCTTACTGGTTTCGGCCCCGAAAGTAATGAGGCTGCCTATGACCCCATTCTCCAGGCAAGAAGCGGACTCATGGAAGTCACTGGCGACAAAAACGGTCCTCCGTATGTCCTCGGTGTACCGCTCCCCGATATGGGCGCCAGCGAACATGCGTACGGGTTGATCATGAAAGCCCTCTATAAGCGGGCAATGACTAAGGAAGGTTCGAGGATCGATGTTTCCATGTTCCAGAGTACCGTCTCTTGGCTTACCGTCCCCATTACCCAGACAAAATCCTTCAATAAAAAGATCACGAGGAGAGGGAATACCCATGAGTTTTTCGCGCCCGTAAGCGTCTACAAGACCAAAGACGGGTATGCATATGTTGCCGTCGGGAACGACATCCAGTGGGAAAGGATGCTGAAAATCAGCGGCTTTGAGGGCCTGGCGAAGCCGGAATATGCACGGAACGAGGGAAGGATAAAGAATGTTGATAATCTGAACAAGGCCGTTGAAGAGGCTACGGTGAAGTATACCATCGATGAACTTACTGCCCTGTTCACTAACGCCACCATTCCTATCTCCAAGGTCAACACTATAGAAGAAGTTCTCGAAGACCCCTATATAAAGGATGAAATACTCTCTTCTACCGATGCAAAGACAGGGACAACGATTTATCTTGCACCGTTACCCCATACAACAAGTTATGTAAAATCTGTGAACAGGAAACTGCCCTTCCCGCCAAGATTTGGCGAACAAAACGAAGAGATTTATATGAATACCCTTGGCTACACAAGAGAAAGACTGGACGAATGGAAAACAAAGGGAATAATTTGA
- a CDS encoding AraC family transcriptional regulator, translated as MKCSDNTDIVKFSRAADLGNLEFLHATFISHSFPRHTHETFAIGVIERGVQATYYGGSTHIATPSDICLVNPGEVHTGFSPHESGWTYRVFYPDVSFLKRAADATCARGRLPHFPSPVIKDQLLSQNILAFLKLLEESDISLERESFLLSVLTHMIRRHADMGESTNTYLKKERRAVKTVLEYLDAHFTENVTLSELTDITNISEFHLLRLFRDEVGLPPHAYLIQKRINYAKNMLSQRLTIAQTALETGFADQSHFTRRFKKIMGITPGQYCHNSNIVQERN; from the coding sequence ATGAAATGCTCGGATAATACAGATATTGTTAAATTTTCACGTGCCGCCGACCTTGGTAATCTTGAGTTTCTCCATGCCACGTTTATTTCGCATTCATTCCCCAGGCATACCCATGAAACATTTGCCATAGGGGTCATAGAAAGAGGTGTGCAGGCCACATATTATGGCGGCTCAACCCATATTGCCACTCCCAGCGATATTTGTCTTGTAAACCCGGGGGAAGTCCACACAGGATTTTCGCCTCATGAATCCGGATGGACATACAGGGTTTTTTACCCTGATGTCTCTTTTCTTAAAAGGGCAGCAGATGCTACTTGTGCACGGGGGCGGCTTCCACATTTCCCGTCACCGGTCATCAAAGATCAGCTCCTCTCCCAAAATATCCTCGCTTTCTTGAAATTACTTGAAGAATCAGATATCTCCCTCGAGCGAGAATCGTTCCTCTTGTCCGTTCTGACGCACATGATTCGGAGACATGCCGATATGGGAGAAAGTACGAACACATATTTGAAAAAGGAGAGGCGTGCCGTAAAGACAGTGCTGGAGTATCTGGACGCACATTTTACAGAGAACGTCACGCTCTCTGAGCTTACCGATATTACCAATATAAGTGAGTTTCACCTCTTGCGTCTTTTTCGTGACGAGGTCGGTTTGCCGCCCCATGCATATCTTATCCAGAAACGCATAAACTATGCCAAAAACATGCTATCCCAGCGCCTTACCATTGCACAGACTGCCCTTGAAACAGGGTTTGCAGACCAGAGCCATTTTACACGGCGCTTTAAGAAAATCATGGGCATTACCCCCGGGCAATACTGCCACAACAGCAATATCGTACAAGAAAGAAACTGA
- the meaB gene encoding methylmalonyl Co-A mutase-associated GTPase MeaB, which translates to MDLVKKLLQGDEKSAARLISMVEEGRPEGFKAISLIYPHTGKAHVIGVTGAPGAGKSTLIGKLAMSFVSEGKKIGIIAVDPTSSKGGGALLGDRVRMREADKTGGIFIRSMAHRGYPGGIAKATIGATYVLEGLGKDIIMVESVGAGQTEIQISALCDTVITVVTSDYGDDIQLMKAGLIEIGDIVAVNKADKSGAEDTVRDISMHIGDRKQNGWKIPVVTVQSMSGEGVEGLKNHLDAHFSFLKEDASGIQKKKARLKAMMLSLLKEEMWNTLMDKWSNTGEFQGIVGQLEDGKVDPYAAVHQASEMMFRT; encoded by the coding sequence ATGGACTTGGTCAAAAAACTTCTTCAGGGAGATGAGAAGAGTGCGGCACGCCTCATCTCTATGGTAGAGGAAGGACGGCCCGAAGGCTTCAAAGCCATTTCGCTTATATATCCCCATACCGGTAAAGCACATGTCATTGGTGTTACCGGTGCACCCGGTGCAGGAAAAAGCACCCTGATTGGTAAGCTTGCTATGAGTTTTGTCAGCGAGGGCAAAAAGATCGGAATCATTGCTGTTGACCCGACAAGCTCAAAAGGTGGCGGGGCACTTCTCGGCGACCGCGTGCGAATGCGGGAAGCCGATAAAACAGGAGGGATCTTTATAAGATCAATGGCCCACAGGGGATATCCAGGCGGCATTGCAAAGGCAACAATCGGGGCAACGTACGTCCTCGAGGGTCTCGGCAAGGATATTATTATGGTGGAAAGTGTCGGTGCCGGCCAGACCGAGATCCAGATATCTGCATTGTGTGATACCGTTATTACTGTTGTAACGTCTGATTACGGGGATGATATTCAGCTTATGAAGGCAGGGCTTATTGAAATAGGAGATATTGTTGCTGTAAATAAGGCGGACAAGTCAGGGGCGGAAGACACTGTGAGGGACATTTCGATGCATATCGGGGATCGTAAACAGAATGGCTGGAAGATTCCCGTTGTCACAGTCCAGTCAATGAGCGGGGAAGGCGTGGAAGGGCTTAAAAATCACCTTGATGCACATTTTTCTTTTCTCAAGGAAGACGCCTCTGGTATTCAAAAGAAAAAAGCGCGCTTAAAAGCAATGATGCTGTCTCTTTTAAAAGAAGAAATGTGGAATACATTGATGGATAAGTGGAGCAATACCGGTGAGTTTCAAGGTATTGTAGGGCAACTCGAGGATGGAAAGGTGGACCCTTATGCAGCAGTGCACCAGGCATCCGAAATGATGTTTCGTACATAA
- a CDS encoding GntR family transcriptional regulator, translating to MNTPDEQPTVRKGKFLREQVYKTLKNTILIGGLQPKKRLIEEKLADEMGTSRTPVREAIQKLEKEGLIHKLPRGGYAVSIVTDEDIEEVFGIRSVLEGYAGYLATSRATEDDIKALEEIVQKEEECLKKNNTEEIIQLNTEFHDILYKAAKSAKLYTIINDLRDCIYRYRIIIFRYSGMAEISINDHKDMINLMKEKNAMQVEKLVRKHIIRGKNLIKKKIKRDVIKHGLGQKTSSGR from the coding sequence ATGAATACCCCCGATGAGCAGCCCACTGTGAGGAAAGGGAAATTTTTGAGGGAACAGGTTTATAAAACATTAAAAAATACTATTTTAATCGGTGGTTTACAGCCGAAGAAGAGGCTCATTGAAGAAAAACTTGCCGATGAGATGGGGACAAGCAGAACTCCCGTGAGGGAGGCCATACAGAAACTCGAAAAGGAAGGCCTCATACACAAACTCCCCAGAGGCGGTTATGCGGTAAGCATTGTCACCGATGAGGATATTGAAGAGGTATTCGGAATACGGAGTGTCCTTGAAGGGTATGCAGGGTATCTTGCCACATCGAGGGCAACAGAAGACGACATAAAGGCATTGGAAGAGATTGTTCAGAAAGAAGAAGAATGCCTCAAAAAGAATAACACGGAAGAGATTATACAATTAAATACCGAATTTCATGACATATTATACAAAGCAGCAAAAAGCGCTAAACTGTACACTATAATTAACGATCTGAGAGATTGCATTTACCGGTACAGGATCATAATTTTCCGTTACAGCGGTATGGCAGAAATATCTATTAATGATCACAAGGACATGATCAACCTCATGAAGGAGAAAAATGCCATGCAGGTGGAGAAGCTTGTCCGGAAACACATCATAAGGGGAAAGAACCTGATAAAGAAAAAAATCAAAAGAGATGTCATAAAACATGGACTTGGTCAAAAAACTTCTTCAGGGAGATGA